DNA sequence from the Candidatus Caldatribacterium sp. genome:
CTTGCAGGAAGACGAGTTCGCCGCGAACCTTCGTCTTGAGGTGCTCTCGTGAAGAGGGATTTCTCGCTGTACGTCATTACCGATCGGAGGATTCAAAAGAGAAAGAATCTCGAGGTGGTGGAGGAGGCCATTGCGGGTGGTGCCTCAGTCATTCAACTCCGGGAAAAGGACCTCTCAACCCGGGAATTCCTCGAGGAAGCCCTTCTCCTTCGGGAGTGCACGAGACGCCATGGAGTGCTCTTTATCGTGAACGATCGAGTGGACATAGCGCTTGCCAGTGGCGCTGACGGGGTGCATCTTGGTCCAGAGGATATGCCTCTTTCTTACGCCCGGCGTATCGCTCCTCACCTCATCATAGGGTACTCGTGCGATACAAAGGAAGAAGCCCAAAAAGCGGAACGCCTGGGAGCTGATTACCTTGGGGTAGGAACGGTTTTTCCCACAACGACGAAAAAGGATGCCGGTCCTCCGATTGGACTTGAGCGACTCCGGGAAATTAAGTCCTCAGTGAAGATTCCTGTTGTAGCCATTGGAGGTATTACCCTTGACAACGTGGAGGATGTGCTTGCAACGGGCGTTGACGGAGTGGCGGTGGTATCGGCCATTGTAGGGGCGCCTTCGGTGAGGGAAGCGGCATCCCTTTTCCGAGAGAAAATCGACAGGTTCCGGAGGAAAAATTATGGAAATTCGTGACCTTGGGGAGTTCGGTGTTATTGCCCGTATTCGCAAACTCTTTCCAGGGATTGGGGACGACTGTGCTGTCCTTCCAGGGCGAGAGGGGTATCTGCTCCTTGCTACTGTTGATAGCCAGGTAGAAGAGACTCATTTTCGGCTATCCCTCATCCCTCCTTTTTCTCTTGGCCGTCGACTCCTTGTTGCCAACTTAAGCGACATTGCCGCAATGGGCGGTATTCCCCGGTACGCCCTCACATCCTTTGTGCTCCGGGAAGACCTCTCTTTTGCCTGGTTTGAGGAGTTCCTCTCGGGTTTGCA
Encoded proteins:
- the thiE gene encoding thiamine phosphate synthase — protein: MKRDFSLYVITDRRIQKRKNLEVVEEAIAGGASVIQLREKDLSTREFLEEALLLRECTRRHGVLFIVNDRVDIALASGADGVHLGPEDMPLSYARRIAPHLIIGYSCDTKEEAQKAERLGADYLGVGTVFPTTTKKDAGPPIGLERLREIKSSVKIPVVAIGGITLDNVEDVLATGVDGVAVVSAIVGAPSVREAASLFREKIDRFRRKNYGNS